In a genomic window of Myotis daubentonii chromosome 18, mMyoDau2.1, whole genome shotgun sequence:
- the KLHDC8A gene encoding kelch domain-containing protein 8A: protein MEVPNVKDFQWKRLAPLPSRRVYCSLLETGGQVYAIGGCDDNGVPRDCFEVYSPEADQWTALPPLPTARAGMAVIALGKRIMVIGGVGTNQLPLKVVEMYHIDEGKWKKRSVLREAAMGISVTAKDYRVYAAGGMGLDLRPHNHLQHYDMLKDMWVSLAPMPTPRYAATSFLRGSKIYVLGGRQSKYAVNAFEVFDIETRSWTKFPNIPCKRAFSSFVTLDDRLYSLGGLRQGRLYRQPKFLRTMDMFDMEQGGWLKMERSFSLKKRRADFVAGSLSGRVIVAGGLGNQPTVLETAEAFHPGKNKWEVLPAMPTPRCACSSIVVKNCLLAVGGVNQGLSDAVEALCVSDS, encoded by the exons ATGGAGGTGCCCAACGTCAAGGACTTCCAGTGGAAGCGCCTGGCGCCACTGCCCAGCCGCCGCGTCTACTGCTCCCTGCTGGAGACTGGGGGGCAGGTCTATGCCATCGGGGGCTGTGACGACAATGGCGTCCCCAGGGACTGCTTTGAGGTCTACTCCCCCGAGGCCGACCAGTGGACGGCCCTGCCCCCGCTGCCCACAGCCCGGGCCGGGATGGCCGTCATCGCCCTGGGGAAGAGGATCATGGTGATTGGGGGGGTGGGCACCAACCAGCTGCCCCTGAAGGTGGTGGAGATGTACCACATCGACGAGGGCAAGTGGAAGAAGAGGAGCGTGCTGCGCGAGGCCGCCATGGGCATTTCTGTCACGGCCAAAG ATTACCGAGTGTACGCGGCAGGCGGGATGGGCCTGGACCTTCGTCCGCACAACCACCTTCAACACTATGACATGCTCAAGGACATGTGGGTGTCGCTAGCACCCATGCCCACCCCGCGATACGCGGCCACCTCCTTCCTTAGAGGCTCCAAGATCTATGTGCTGG GAGGACGACAGTCCAAGTATGCAGTCAACGCCTTCGAGGTCTTTGACATTGAGACTCGCTCCTGGACCAAGTTCCCCAACATTCCCTGTAAACGGGCCTTCTCCAGCTTCGTGACCCTGGACGACCGCTTGTACAGCCTGGGAGGCCTGCGGCAGGGCCGGCTCTACCGGCAGCCCAAGTTCCTCCGGACAATGGACATGTTTGACATGGAACAGG GGGGATGGCTGAAGATGGAACGCTCCTTCTCCCTCAAGAAGCGCAGAGCAGACTTTGTGGCTGGCTCTCTGAGTGGGCGGGTCATAGTGGCTGGAGGACTTG GGAACCAACCCACTGTCCTGGAGACGGCAGAGGCGTTCCACCCAGGGAAGAACAAGTGGGAGGTGCTCCCAGCCATGCCCACgccccgctgtgcctgctccAGCATCGTTGTCAAGAACTGCCTCCTGGCTGTGGGGGGCGTCAACCAGGGTCTGAGTGACGCGGTAGAAGCCCTGTGTGTCTCTGACTCCTAG